The Quercus lobata isolate SW786 unplaced genomic scaffold, ValleyOak3.0 Primary Assembly Scq3eQI_1903, whole genome shotgun sequence genome includes a window with the following:
- the LOC115973306 gene encoding receptor-like protein kinase FERONIA — MGGFSGSLGLGPPKPLCGSAPACRRFSLAEIKTATNNFDDNLVIGEDRYGKKVYKGFIDDRTISVAVKRTDLRSGKNEVLFLCQLHHPNLARLIGYCFDKCEMITVYEFMENGNLGDHIYATKRHEPLPWKQRLQICIGVARGLHYLQTGLKHCIYHLDVQPRNILLDEKWEAKLGAFEISEMGPPSLSKASIKMDFVGVAGTRGYVAPENFFVGGLLSDKSDVYSFGMVLLEVLCARKPLEVSVEREEEVCLPGWAQKCKEEGTINQIIDPHLTGKIAPECLNIYVDIATSCVQHEEKDRPTMVEVEVDLEHALELQESADAASKDVDPVL; from the exons ATGGGTGGATTTTCTGGTtctct gggccTCGGCCCCCCCAAGCCACTATGTGGCTCCGCCCCTGCATGCCGTCGATTTTCACTGGCTGAGATCAAGACAGCTACCAATAACTTTGATGATAATTTAGTAATTGGTGAGGATCGTTATGGGAAGAAAGTATACAAGGGGTTTATTGATGACCGTACCATAAGCGTTGCAGTAAAGCGTACGGATTTAAGGTCGGGTAAGAACGAGGTGCTGTTCCTTTGCCAGTTACACCACCCCAACCTCGCCCGTCTCATCGGATATTGTTTCGATAAATGCGAGATGATCACAGTCTACGAATTCATGGAGAATGGAAACCTCGGCGACCACATTTACGCCACTAAACGCCATGAACCCCTCCCGTGGAAACAAAGACTCCAGATTTGCATTGGAGTGGCGCGTGGACTGCACTACCTTCAAACTGGGCTGAAGCATTGTATTTACCACCTTGACGTGCAGCCGAGAAACATTCTTCTGGACGAGAAATGGGAGGCCAAGTTGGGAGCTTTCGAGATTTCCGAGATGGGTCCCCCTAGTTTGTCAAAGGCTTCAATTAAAATGGATTTTGTGGGAGTAGCGGGAACTCGTGGATACGTTGCTCCGGAGAATTTCTTTGTCGGGGGGCTGCTTAGCGATAAATCTGACGTTTACTCTTTTGGTATGGTACTGTTGGAAGTGCTCTGTGCCAGAAAGCCATTGGAAGTCTCAgtggagagagaagaagaggttTGCCTGCCTGGCTGGGCCCAAAAATGCAAAGAAGAAGGGACCATAAATCAGATAATTGATCCGCATCTGACGGGGAAGATAGCCCCAGAGTGTTTAAACATATATGTGGACATTGCGACCTCTTGTGTGCAACATGAGGAAAAGGATCGTCCCACAATGGTTGAAGTGGAAGTAGACCTCGAACATGCATTGGAACTGCAAGAGAGCGCAGATGCTGCTAGCAAGGATGTGGATCCTGTGTTGTGA